A stretch of DNA from Gasterosteus aculeatus chromosome 7, fGasAcu3.hap1.1, whole genome shotgun sequence:
ACCCACCAGAACATGGACTGATGCCAGTAGGGTTTGTTGGCTCCGGTCATGTTCTCTCCAGCTAGTCGCCCGCTCACGACGGCGTGGTCGTGGTGCTCCACTCGCCTGCGGCCCAGTCTGATGTCATAGAAACACGCAGCATCTCCTGCCTGATTCCAgacgggagggatggaggaTATGTGGGATGGATTAAAATGACAAAGTACTTTAGACTTTATTACGGTTGCGTTACACGGCTACAGAGGCGCCATGCCACATGTTTACATAAGGGGGCGCTGTAATGAAAGATATGACGGAAAGAAGTGAAAGGCATACATTTCTGAAACCCTACGTGTGGCTCTAGACCAGTCAACATTATACGAGGGGGATTCATTTCACCAACAACCATTGACTCAATGAAAATTAGCTTCCTTTTGCCTCGGCACAGTTGACATatggtgcattaaaaaaaacagcacagctAAAATTGCTGACACAGCGAATAACAAGTTTCACACTGTATTAAGTGTATATgttcttaaattaaaaaaacaaaaacgtagaAATCCGGTTGAGTGTTGTTATCGACTACTACCTTATCAACATGAACTTACCACCCAAATATTGGATCTAGCTTGCAGCTCCGCATTGACTCGAAAGCCCCCAAAGTCAGAGTCCACCTCCAAACCTGCTGACTTAGCAAGGTCAACATTGGGCTCGAGGCCAACAGCTGCAACGATGTGGTCAGTTTTCACCTACAAGGTGAAGCACAAGATCATCAGTAACTGCCGAGACATTTGCTGAAttacacaaaaagaaataaacctgGACCTACCAGTCGTCCGTCCTTCAGTTGGATTTCTAATTTATCATCTTTGCTGACCACAGATTTTACCAAAGCTTCGGAGATGATTTTCACACCCTCTGGAAGGCAAAAGTATCATAAGGAAGGTGTGAAACTGTTAGAAGAAGGACTAGTAAGGATTTGAAATGTAGATTTGGTTgattaataacattaataatagTGTTATTGTTTGTAGTTGATCAGGGATGGAGAGGAACATAAACTGTTTAACATCCATGATAAACAGTTATTGTGAGAGtacgtaaaaaaacaaagaaaagagattaaaaaataaaaaaaagtctgtatGTTGTTGTGATGTTCAAGTCGATTTGACGACGTGATGGGGATCAAAACGGTCGTTAACCTTTCTTGACTTTTTCTGTCGTCCAGTTGCTTAGGTACTCAGGCAAAACTTTCCCCATGTTGCCCTTCTCAGGGTACATCTGTATCACCTCGAGGTCGCTCTCTGTTGCTgtaaaggaggagaaagaagctgAGTGGTGCAACGGGGGAACAAAGGCATTTTCCTCCATTCTGTCTGGTCTTACATCTCCTGCCGAGGGCACACGCCAGCTCGCTGCCCAAGAAGCCGCCACCAATGATAGTGATGGACTTGACGTTTCTGGAGACCTTATCCAATGATTTGAAGTCCTCGACCTGTGGAAGAGAACAGCATTAATATGAAAAGGGACATTGTTTTTGGGAGCGATGCAACACATTTGTGGCAACTTATTCGAGCAACAATGAAGGGTTTATAATggcagtaaaataaaaacattgcacACACGTATTGCCATTGGAGCAACTGGGCAAAATATCTGTATTGCATATTGTTTACATGACTTCAGCATAAAAGCTCAACTTTGCATTGTTTTTGAGGCAAACGCCATGTAATACTGACTTACtcacgtttgtttttttatttaacaccgCCAAAAATATTGTCATCTACAGAATGTCATAAATTCCCTCTTActccaattgtcaaatatgtcacttttttttaGGGTTTTGTTTCATCAGCTAGAAAGTGAAGGAAGGCTGTCGCCCTCTTGTGGCCAAACACTGACCTTGCGGAACAACGTCgtcctcttcatcacctcttCGCCTGCGCGTTCAATGACCTGAAGATTTCTTGGCACCCCGCCTGAGAGCAAACACCGCAAATCAGCTTCCACCAAGTTTGAACCGCACGCGGTAATGCCTTCAATTGAAAGAGGCTTACCTGTAGCAATCAAACACTTGTCATATGAAATCTCAGTGTCATCGTcgagttttattttgtttcctctCACATCCATGTGAACCACCTGAAATAGattaaatcatcatcatcagccaaTGAAATTACCCCTCTAGTAAATACATTCAATCAATACTACTGTTGTTTATTGGACATCCGCACATTCAGTGTCTGACtgttaaagataaaacaaatagaaaacaacCTTTTTGCCAGTGAGAACTGCCACTCCACCATTTTCTGCACTTCCCAATTCTTCTGCATTTATGTAGAAGGATGGTGGCTGGAAGTAGATACtgacaaataaacaagaatTAAACATTATTCTATAAAAAACATATTGTTTACCAACAATTAGGCAGAAAAGCAGCCAAAAGTCATCATTTGCTGGTATTATGACAATATTAGGTTGAAAAAACACTTCACAGATCTTTCCTTTTAGAACATAATCAAAGAAAATTGTGAACGTCTGGTTTGGTTCACCTGTATAGAAATAGGTGCAACCAACAGAAACTCTTAATTGTAAACAGTCAAATAAACTCAAGAGATGTCACAGGCAGGTGTTTCAATtttccgtacggtatgaattttTCACATACTGTCAAATGGCTAAAAAGCCATAATAACCAAAGTCGCTCTTCAGCAGGAAAGGAAATAAATTGATAACTGCGAACCACTGAGGGCGCAGTGGTCGGAGCTCCTTGTCTTACGCGGATTGAGATAGAGTcgtggttataactttataacaattaAGTTAGAAAACAATTTATTGCAAATGATCTGCCTCTGATGGCAACACTAGCAATTTACTCCATCGCCTCAGCAGAAAGCATGTGTTGGAATACGAAGAGTATATGCGATTACGATCGTAGGATTCGTTATAAATGTGCGTTGGTacatagacggtgaagagaagcTGAACAGGGAGGGACTTTAGGACCATGGGGAACGTAGGTGAGGACATATGGGAGGCaacacaaacagctgttcacTACTGCTGgtgttaatgaatgaatgaatgaatgaatttagacggaaaaaaaaaacgtacggTGATACACCGCCAGAAtctaaaaaattaaaaatactgTGAATTAATTTTTGGCCATAGCGCCCAGCCTTGGTCACGGGAGAACTGTTTACTCTATGTAATAGCCCCGTATTCTGGCAGAGAGACAACTGTTGAGACCTATCGTAGGACATGAACTGCACTAAACacacctcctttcctttccgtTCCACTGTTTGAAACGCAGAGTTTCCGTCACACTGGGATCATCTGAGAACCACAGTTCCTTAGAAAGAGGGGGCCTCATGTATGGCGGGACCAGCTCGTCGGTCACAATTAATACCTGGTgagaacaattaaaaaaaagtcatatacaGCACAGGAGACAACTAATAAATGTTACGGTCAAAGACAGACAGGCCAAGATGAAAGCTGACCCTGGCACCGGGGTCCCTGGCTCGAATGGACCGGGCAGCAGCGAAAGAGGCGGTGCCTCCACCAATGAGGAGGTAGGGCGTGTGTGAGGAGACCTTGTGAGAGGCGGGGGACGCGTCTCCTGCAGTGCGCACGAGAGAGCAAAAGCAAGCCAGAGGGAGTAAAGGGGAGACCAAGAGAGGGCAAAAAGCAAAAGCGGGGAGAAGGGAGAGTCAGTGCATGATCTTCAGTAAACACgagttacacaaacacacctgaaaagagaaaataaaaaaaagtcatgtgaGTGACATTAACCATTATCGTTACATGACCCCAAACCATGTGAAAAACACATAGAAGGCAAAAGGAAAGCTGCAATGAGTCAAAAATAATGTTAAAAccaataaaagggaaaaaaggtgaaattaaaatgaacaaaatgggAAAAGGCATCAGTCAGCCCGCTGCCCCTCTCCAGCAGAGGACGACTATGCTCTTACCACTCTCTGTCACAGCTTCCAGTTGAGGTTCAGCCGGCTCGGCGGCGGCgctttctgctgctggaggttcTGTTAGTAACACCGGAGCATTGAGCCGTTACAACGCGTTAACCCCTATGACGTGGTAAATGTACGTCGCCATGCGCAGCCTTTGTGCTTACCGCTCTCTGCAACAGGCTCTGTGAGCTCAGCTGGGGTCGGCTCAGAGGGGGGCGACGGTTCTGGTAGTATAGTGGTTACAAGAGTTACAAGATAACCTTGGATGTGCCCTACAAGTGAAGGAGTAATGAATAACCATTCCTCTCAAATCCTACCCGGCTCAACTACAGGTGGTTCTGCTGCCTCCTCGGGGGACGCTTCTATGACTGGCTCATCTGCTGTCACCCACAGGAAGAGTTAACGCAAAAATATTGGAAAGATTATCGAAAGGGAAGAGCATCAGGATCCATGCATTTCCTCTGCCTTACCCTGGGGACATTCTGCAGAACATGCAAACTTAACAGAGCACCTGGAAGCTGCCCAATTTGTGATCCAATTCTACAAAGATGTATATACTGTAGAGACCATTGAAGAGGTTGTAGCCTTTGTGCGTGTGGTGGATGGCGTCTCACCACACTGAAGTTAAAGCACCAGAGACCTTCCTGTTAACTCTGCCCGAAAGACTTTTAGTATCTTAgaagcaataaataaaatgcgAAATCGAAGGGCAGCTTTCAGGTATGAACAAAAATGTCACATAATAACCACCGGGAAAAAGTATGACACATTCACAGAAAAATCTCAGACCAAAAGACTTTCATTCAATATCACATGAGCCAAGATATTATCTGGAAAATACGGACACCTCCAACAACTCAAAACCAGAAATGTGAACAGCTCAGAATGGAGGTGGGTAGAAGAGTGTCCACGGATGTACAGAAACACATGCTTCTCATTGGAGTGAGATTAACCTTTACTCTTATCTGAAAATAAACAATGTGAAAAAGACATGAACCGGTCAGGGGGAAAGGTGTTAATGGCAAAACATGCTAAAAgtagaaagaggaggaaagggatTTGAAATGAGCAAAATGGGAAAAGGTATCAGTGTCTGTCTGCTGACCCTCTGCAGCACGACGGTCTTACCCTCTGCCACAACTCCCGGTCGAGCTTCGGccggctctgctgctggaggttcTGTTAGTACAACCGGAGCATTGAACAAGTGAGGACCAAACAAACCCGGCGACGTGGTAAACGTACGACACTGTCTGCCTGCACCAGTCAGGCCGAGCGCTTAGCGACTGCAGGGGGAGGCTCTGTGAGCTGTTAACGGcaatattaaattattacctCTGATGAACATTAGAGGTACTTTACTAAAGTATGCATAGACGAGACACAGGCTCGGATGGAAAAGCAAAGGCGCAAACGTCTCCTCGATGTATTTACAACATAAAGTAAGAGAATGGGAGTATCCTTTCTTCTCAAATCTTACCCTCCTCAACTATTAGTGCAGCGGCTGGTTCGGCTGCCTCCTGTGGGGACGCTTCTACCGCCGGCTCCTCTGCTGTGGAGGCAATCCACACTACAGGTTTGGATTGACGGATGGAGGGATTACAGAGATGGAGGACGATCATGCATTGATCTCTGCTTTACCCTGGGAACATTCCGCAGGAAAaactaaacacaaaataacacgTGGAAGTTGCCCAAAGTGTGTGTAATGTTTGCAGAGACGTAGATACTGCGCGTGGCATTAAGGGGAAGCGCAGAGGGGTGTAAATTAATCTTTACTCAAACCTGTCTTGCCACACTCTGGTTAAATTGGCAGGGACCTTTCTGTTTGAAAGACGTCTTATGAAAACAGCCTGAAAGGGTTTTTGTATCTTAGACACAGCACAGAATGAAATTCTGAGgcaataaatataatttactcCAAAAGGGCAGCTTCCAGTTAGGAAAAATGATATCATATTAGTAGAAAGAAAACATTGTGAGTGCTACGCAACGGTAAACTTTCACAAAGTTTGACAAATTCAGGGAAAATGTCAAACCATGTTACATCACAAATATTACAAGCACAGGAACCAAGATATTTGTAGAAAATACTGACAACTCCAACGCCTGAGTCCCACTACAAGAGAAATACGTTGAATATTAGGAGGGGAAAGGAGGGTGCAACGTTATACCAAAACTGTAAAATGTTAATGTACAAGGTTAGAGGATGCAAAGTAAAAGAAAGCCTACTGATCACATTTAGCATGACGCATGCGTCaccaaatacaacaaaaaaaaataaacgcaTGCAACAAGAGGAAAAAGTCACAGTGCATCAAGGCGCACTTCTGGATGGAGGCAATACAAGTTAAGATCACAGAGGGCCCCCTGGATAAACGCTGCCGTCACCATTAAAGTGCATCTTTAACATTTCAAATCATTTGGATTGGCTGTGTAAAGTTTTGGATGTCCCCCCACTAAATTATATCCCTATATAATTCTAGGAGTTCAATGTCTGAGggtgttgacccccccccccacacacacacacaccaagacgACTCCCTAAAATGATTTTACCAAGAGAAATGACAACTTTAGTCGAAATATTTTCCTAGTTATTCTTTGGTCTTCAATCACACATAAATAACTAAAAATCCGGTCGAGTTATAACTCGTGTTCTACTTTTTTGCACTAAGCTGACGTCCTAATTTGGTGTCACCAATGCTCTCTTCTAGGTAGTAGTATTAGTGTGTGCAGTGCACATAATTGGAGATCACTTTTTGGTTCAAAAACACTGTTTATACAGGAGGCACATGTTAAGCATGCATGCATATATTTGAGGGTATACAAAAGTGTGCACACAACCTGAGGGTGGATCAGCTGGATCAGCATCGGGGGCCGGAGGACTTGGCTCTGCTGGTGAAGGTGCTGCTTCATCAACAGGAAAGAGAACAGGATTAGAAGAAAGTGATTCAAACCAATCTACAATAGATCGTCACAGTAAATCCTCTGCAGGCATTTGACCTCACGAACCACCATGACCATAGTCGTATCTTTCCATTCTCATACTCTCTTTTGTGTGGTGGGCTTGTACTGTTGCGTCACAATAGAGTGTGCGAAAACGAATGCGTCACACCCAGCCTCACTGAAGTGTGTAGATTATCAGCAGGCACACATTGACCCCATGCCCTGAATGTGCTATGCTCAAGTCCTGTTGTCATTTGAAATGAGTCAGCAGCGTAATTAAGGAATGGGGGAAAGTAACAAGTGCAGTAAAACTGTTTAACTCAAAGTAAATGGAATATGCAAAGCATTATTGCAATGAATAACAGACAAATTACACAAATCACTTATACAGCAAGTCTGGAACACTAAGaacattaaatataaatggaaaTAGGTGAATTTGTTCATATGGATTGTTCTTGAATGATGCCCAAAGGCGTTAAGAATTTTATAGCTTACAACTGGCTCTTTCTTCATCGCGGTGAATATATTACGGTGAAGTGTCAACTTCACCGTAATATATTCCTATCAACTCATTAACAGAGTTGGAATTTGATCTAAAAATATCTACTACAATCAGGTGTGAATCGATCCCACTCTGCCTCAGTGGCTTCCACAgctaaaacaaaactaaatacTAATCACAAAACGACTCTGAATGGATCAGGATTTAAAACAtgtcacagaggaaggctgtggtTCTGCTCAAAATATTGTAAGGCAGTGAAAAGGTAAAAGACTCATTATCCCTAAAATCAGCTGATTAATCCGCTCACCGGGAGGCTCTGACTGGGTGGGTGTGGCTGGTTCTTCTGTGAATGTTTTTAGAGGTCTGGATGAGATTTCATCAATGCGGTCCTGATATCTTTGGCTGTCTCCCTTGACAGTTCGGTACGCCTGTGACAACAGAACAGTTTTCAGCCATTGATACTTTGTGAACGACTTGCAACGAATTACTTGCACTGTGTGTTCTGACAGACTAAGCGTACGCACATATATTGCACCACCAACGCAA
This window harbors:
- the aifm1 gene encoding apoptosis-inducing factor 1, mitochondrial isoform X19 produces the protein MLKCRTLWRTLAPLARTSSTVCRQNARRAGLNNGRLPACVPAAHMSTAPAGGGRENQLYVLLVGATCVGGAIYAYRTVKGDSQRYQDRIDEISSRPLKTFTEEPATPTQSEPPAAPSPAEPSPPAPDADPADPPSAEEPAVEASPQEAAEPAAALIVEEDEPVIEASPEEAAEPPVVEPEPSPPSEPTPAELTEPVAESEPPAAESAAAEPAEPQLEAVTESGDASPASHKVSSHTPYLLIGGGTASFAAARSIRARDPGARVLIVTDELVPPYMRPPLSKELWFSDDPSVTETLRFKQWNGKERSIYFQPPSFYINAEELGSAENGGVAVLTGKKVVHMDVRGNKIKLDDDTEISYDKCLIATGGVPRNLQVIERAGEEVMKRTTLFRKVEDFKSLDKVSRNVKSITIIGGGFLGSELACALGRRSTESDLEVIQMYPEKGNMGKVLPEYLSNWTTEKVKKEGVKIISEALVKSVVSKDDKLEIQLKDGRLVKTDHIVAAVGLEPNVDLAKSAGLEVDSDFGGFRVNAELQARSNIWVAGDAACFYDIRLGRRRVEHHDHAVVSGRLAGENMTGANKPYWHQSMFWSDLGPDVGYEAIGIVDSSLPTVGVFAKATAKDTPKAATEESGTGIRSESETEHTASSPVASSAPSPTGVQHKDEYGKGVIFYLRDKVVVGIILWNVFNRMPIARKIIKDGEEHADLNEVAKLFNIHDD
- the aifm1 gene encoding apoptosis-inducing factor 1, mitochondrial isoform X25 — translated: MLKCRTLWRTLAPLARTSSTVCRQNARRAGLNNGRLPACVPAAHMSTAPAGGGRENQLYVLLVGATCVGGAIYAYRTVKGDSQRYQDRIDEISSRPLKTFTEEPATPTQSEPPAAPSPAEPSPPAPDADPADPPSDEPVIEASPEEAAEPPVVEPEPSPPSEPTPAELTEPVAESEPPAAESAAAEPAEPQLEAVTESGDASPASHKVSSHTPYLLIGGGTASFAAARSIRARDPGARVLIVTDELVPPYMRPPLSKELWFSDDPSVTETLRFKQWNGKERSIYFQPPSFYINAEELGSAENGGVAVLTGKKVVHMDVRGNKIKLDDDTEISYDKCLIATGGVPRNLQVIERAGEEVMKRTTLFRKVEDFKSLDKVSRNVKSITIIGGGFLGSELACALGRRSTESDLEVIQMYPEKGNMGKVLPEYLSNWTTEKVKKEGVKIISEALVKSVVSKDDKLEIQLKDGRLVKTDHIVAAVGLEPNVDLAKSAGLEVDSDFGGFRVNAELQARSNIWVAGDAACFYDIRLGRRRVEHHDHAVVSGRLAGENMTGANKPYWHQSMFWSDLGPDVGYEAIGIVDSSLPTVGVFAKATAKDTPKAATEESGTGIRSESETEHTASSPVASSAPSPTGVQHKDEYGKGVIFYLRDKVVVGIILWNVFNRMPIARKIIKDGEEHADLNEVAKLFNIHDD
- the aifm1 gene encoding apoptosis-inducing factor 1, mitochondrial isoform X23, giving the protein MLKCRTLWRTLAPLARTSSTVCRQNARRAGLNNGRLPACVPAAHMSTAPAGGGRENQLYVLLVGATCVGGAIYAYRTVKGDSQRYQDRIDEISSRPLKTFTEEPATPTQSEPPAAPSPAEPSPPAPDADPADPPSADEPVIEASPEEAAEPPVVEPEPSPPSEPTPAELTEPVAESEPPAAESAAAEPAEPQLEAVTESGDASPASHKVSSHTPYLLIGGGTASFAAARSIRARDPGARVLIVTDELVPPYMRPPLSKELWFSDDPSVTETLRFKQWNGKERSIYFQPPSFYINAEELGSAENGGVAVLTGKKVVHMDVRGNKIKLDDDTEISYDKCLIATGGVPRNLQVIERAGEEVMKRTTLFRKVEDFKSLDKVSRNVKSITIIGGGFLGSELACALGRRSTESDLEVIQMYPEKGNMGKVLPEYLSNWTTEKVKKEGVKIISEALVKSVVSKDDKLEIQLKDGRLVKTDHIVAAVGLEPNVDLAKSAGLEVDSDFGGFRVNAELQARSNIWVAGDAACFYDIRLGRRRVEHHDHAVVSGRLAGENMTGANKPYWHQSMFWSDLGPDVGYEAIGIVDSSLPTVGVFAKATAKDTPKAATEESGTGIRSESETEHTASSPVASSAPSPTGVQHKDEYGKGVIFYLRDKVVVGIILWNVFNRMPIARKIIKDGEEHADLNEVAKLFNIHDD
- the aifm1 gene encoding apoptosis-inducing factor 1, mitochondrial isoform X30 gives rise to the protein MLKCRTLWRTLAPLARTSSTVCRQNARRAGLNNGRLPACVPAAHMSTAPAGGGRENQLYVLLVGATCVGGAIYAYRTVKGDSQRYQDRIDEISSRPLKTFTEEPATPTQSEPPAAPSPAEPSPPAPDADPADPPSEEPAVEASPQEAAEPAAALIVEEGDASPASHKVSSHTPYLLIGGGTASFAAARSIRARDPGARVLIVTDELVPPYMRPPLSKELWFSDDPSVTETLRFKQWNGKERSIYFQPPSFYINAEELGSAENGGVAVLTGKKVVHMDVRGNKIKLDDDTEISYDKCLIATGGVPRNLQVIERAGEEVMKRTTLFRKVEDFKSLDKVSRNVKSITIIGGGFLGSELACALGRRSTESDLEVIQMYPEKGNMGKVLPEYLSNWTTEKVKKEGVKIISEALVKSVVSKDDKLEIQLKDGRLVKTDHIVAAVGLEPNVDLAKSAGLEVDSDFGGFRVNAELQARSNIWVAGDAACFYDIRLGRRRVEHHDHAVVSGRLAGENMTGANKPYWHQSMFWSDLGPDVGYEAIGIVDSSLPTVGVFAKATAKDTPKAATEESGTGIRSESETEHTASSPVASSAPSPTGVQHKDEYGKGVIFYLRDKVVVGIILWNVFNRMPIARKIIKDGEEHADLNEVAKLFNIHDD
- the aifm1 gene encoding apoptosis-inducing factor 1, mitochondrial isoform X6; this translates as MLKCRTLWRTLAPLARTSSTVCRQNARRAGLNNGRLPACVPAAHMSTAPAGGGRENQLYVLLVGATCVGGAIYAYRTVKGDSQRYQDRIDEISSRPLKTFTEEPATPTQSEPPAAPSPAEPSPPAPDADPADPPSAEEPAVEASPQEAAEPAAALIVEEEPPAAEPAEARPGVVAEADEPVIEASPEEAAEPPVVEPEPSPPSEPTPAELTEPVAESEPPAAESAAAEPAEPQLEAVTESGDASPASHKVSSHTPYLLIGGGTASFAAARSIRARDPGARVLIVTDELVPPYMRPPLSKELWFSDDPSVTETLRFKQWNGKERSIYFQPPSFYINAEELGSAENGGVAVLTGKKVVHMDVRGNKIKLDDDTEISYDKCLIATGGVPRNLQVIERAGEEVMKRTTLFRKVEDFKSLDKVSRNVKSITIIGGGFLGSELACALGRRSTESDLEVIQMYPEKGNMGKVLPEYLSNWTTEKVKKEGVKIISEALVKSVVSKDDKLEIQLKDGRLVKTDHIVAAVGLEPNVDLAKSAGLEVDSDFGGFRVNAELQARSNIWVAGDAACFYDIRLGRRRVEHHDHAVVSGRLAGENMTGANKPYWHQSMFWSDLGPDVGYEAIGIVDSSLPTVGVFAKATAKDTPKAATEESGTGIRSESETEHTASSPVASSAPSPTGVQHKDEYGKGVIFYLRDKVVVGIILWNVFNRMPIARKIIKDGEEHADLNEVAKLFNIHDD
- the aifm1 gene encoding apoptosis-inducing factor 1, mitochondrial isoform X5 produces the protein MLKCRTLWRTLAPLARTSSTVCRQNARRAGLNNGRLPACVPAAHMSTAPAGGGRENQLYVLLVGATCVGGAIYAYRTVKGDSQRYQDRIDEISSRPLKTFTEEPATPTQSEPPAAPSPAEPSPPAPDADPADPPSVWIASTAEEPAVEASPQEAAEPAAALIVEEEPPAAEPAEARPGVVAEGHIQGYLVTLVTTILPEPSPPSEPTPAELTEPVAESEPPAAESAAAEPAEPQLEAVTESGDASPASHKVSSHTPYLLIGGGTASFAAARSIRARDPGARVLIVTDELVPPYMRPPLSKELWFSDDPSVTETLRFKQWNGKERSIYFQPPSFYINAEELGSAENGGVAVLTGKKVVHMDVRGNKIKLDDDTEISYDKCLIATGGVPRNLQVIERAGEEVMKRTTLFRKVEDFKSLDKVSRNVKSITIIGGGFLGSELACALGRRSTESDLEVIQMYPEKGNMGKVLPEYLSNWTTEKVKKEGVKIISEALVKSVVSKDDKLEIQLKDGRLVKTDHIVAAVGLEPNVDLAKSAGLEVDSDFGGFRVNAELQARSNIWVAGDAACFYDIRLGRRRVEHHDHAVVSGRLAGENMTGANKPYWHQSMFWSDLGPDVGYEAIGIVDSSLPTVGVFAKATAKDTPKAATEESGTGIRSESETEHTASSPVASSAPSPTGVQHKDEYGKGVIFYLRDKVVVGIILWNVFNRMPIARKIIKDGEEHADLNEVAKLFNIHDD
- the aifm1 gene encoding apoptosis-inducing factor 1, mitochondrial isoform X32, which translates into the protein MLKCRTLWRTLAPLARTSSTVCRQNARRAGLNNGRLPACVPAAHMSTAPAGGGRENQLYVLLVGATCVGGAIYAYRTVKGDSQRYQDRIDEISSRPLKTFTEEPATPTQSEPPAPSPAEPSPPAPDADPADPPSGDASPASHKVSSHTPYLLIGGGTASFAAARSIRARDPGARVLIVTDELVPPYMRPPLSKELWFSDDPSVTETLRFKQWNGKERSIYFQPPSFYINAEELGSAENGGVAVLTGKKVVHMDVRGNKIKLDDDTEISYDKCLIATGGVPRNLQVIERAGEEVMKRTTLFRKVEDFKSLDKVSRNVKSITIIGGGFLGSELACALGRRSTESDLEVIQMYPEKGNMGKVLPEYLSNWTTEKVKKEGVKIISEALVKSVVSKDDKLEIQLKDGRLVKTDHIVAAVGLEPNVDLAKSAGLEVDSDFGGFRVNAELQARSNIWVAGDAACFYDIRLGRRRVEHHDHAVVSGRLAGENMTGANKPYWHQSMFWSDLGPDVGYEAIGIVDSSLPTVGVFAKATAKDTPKAATEESGTGIRSESETEHTASSPVASSAPSPTGVQHKDEYGKGVIFYLRDKVVVGIILWNVFNRMPIARKIIKDGEEHADLNEVAKLFNIHDD
- the aifm1 gene encoding apoptosis-inducing factor 1, mitochondrial isoform X28 encodes the protein MLKCRTLWRTLAPLARTSSTVCRQNARRAGLNNGRLPACVPAAHMSTAPAGGGRENQLYVLLVGATCVGGAIYAYRTVKGDSQRYQDRIDEISSRPLKTFTEEPATPTQSEPPAAPSPAEPSPPAPDADPADPPSAEEPAVEASPQEAAEPAAALIVEEGDASPASHKVSSHTPYLLIGGGTASFAAARSIRARDPGARVLIVTDELVPPYMRPPLSKELWFSDDPSVTETLRFKQWNGKERSIYFQPPSFYINAEELGSAENGGVAVLTGKKVVHMDVRGNKIKLDDDTEISYDKCLIATGGVPRNLQVIERAGEEVMKRTTLFRKVEDFKSLDKVSRNVKSITIIGGGFLGSELACALGRRSTESDLEVIQMYPEKGNMGKVLPEYLSNWTTEKVKKEGVKIISEALVKSVVSKDDKLEIQLKDGRLVKTDHIVAAVGLEPNVDLAKSAGLEVDSDFGGFRVNAELQARSNIWVAGDAACFYDIRLGRRRVEHHDHAVVSGRLAGENMTGANKPYWHQSMFWSDLGPDVGYEAIGIVDSSLPTVGVFAKATAKDTPKAATEESGTGIRSESETEHTASSPVASSAPSPTGVQHKDEYGKGVIFYLRDKVVVGIILWNVFNRMPIARKIIKDGEEHADLNEVAKLFNIHDD
- the aifm1 gene encoding apoptosis-inducing factor 1, mitochondrial isoform X17; this translates as MLKCRTLWRTLAPLARTSSTVCRQNARRAGLNNGRLPACVPAAHMSTAPAGGGRENQLYVLLVGATCVGGAIYAYRTVKGDSQRYQDRIDEISSRPLKTFTEEPATPTQSEPPAAPSPAEPSPPAPDADPADPPSAEEPAVEASPQEAAEPAAALIVEEADEPVIEASPEEAAEPPVVEPEPSPPSEPTPAELTEPVAESEPPAAESAAAEPAEPQLEAVTESGDASPASHKVSSHTPYLLIGGGTASFAAARSIRARDPGARVLIVTDELVPPYMRPPLSKELWFSDDPSVTETLRFKQWNGKERSIYFQPPSFYINAEELGSAENGGVAVLTGKKVVHMDVRGNKIKLDDDTEISYDKCLIATGGVPRNLQVIERAGEEVMKRTTLFRKVEDFKSLDKVSRNVKSITIIGGGFLGSELACALGRRSTESDLEVIQMYPEKGNMGKVLPEYLSNWTTEKVKKEGVKIISEALVKSVVSKDDKLEIQLKDGRLVKTDHIVAAVGLEPNVDLAKSAGLEVDSDFGGFRVNAELQARSNIWVAGDAACFYDIRLGRRRVEHHDHAVVSGRLAGENMTGANKPYWHQSMFWSDLGPDVGYEAIGIVDSSLPTVGVFAKATAKDTPKAATEESGTGIRSESETEHTASSPVASSAPSPTGVQHKDEYGKGVIFYLRDKVVVGIILWNVFNRMPIARKIIKDGEEHADLNEVAKLFNIHDD